A region of Candidatus Poribacteria bacterium DNA encodes the following proteins:
- a CDS encoding Rieske 2Fe-2S domain-containing protein yields MTKTKIADLSELNDRELAYALVANVDLVVIRYDNEVSVLYGRCHHRGALLADGYVDGKNLICGVHYWDYRYDTGVSEYQNTERLAKFNAWIEDNAVYVDEDEIREWESQNPQPYHRDEYQGTYQDIHGTPEEPYVVQIQELARHGLSKVGPHGQTEAMGVLREDLPNWDALQFVVAQLHKTPHLDDEPVGTELVIGPRAKKPLKLDIPIFVSDMSFGALSAEAKTALAKGAEMAGTGICSGEGGMLLAEAQANSRYFYELASARFGFSYDKLEHAQAFHFKGGQGAKTGTGGHLPGNKVTDEIAAVRGLQPGEPAISPARFPDWETLDDFAKFAELVRKETGGIPIGFKLSAQHIEKDIEAALHVGVDYIILDGRGGGTGAAPLLFRDNISVPTMPALARARKYLDETGNSDVTLIITGGLRTAADFAKALALGADGVAVANSAMQAIGCIGMRACHTNNCPVGIATQKEHLRSRLKVEAAAERLNRFLGASVSLMQVLARACGHTHLNQFNADDLTTWERDVAYLTGVKYAGVVPL; encoded by the coding sequence ATGACGAAAACAAAGATCGCTGATCTCAGCGAACTCAATGATCGCGAGCTGGCTTATGCCCTCGTCGCGAACGTCGATCTCGTGGTCATCCGGTATGACAACGAAGTTTCTGTGCTTTATGGAAGATGCCATCACCGTGGGGCTTTGCTTGCAGACGGTTATGTTGACGGCAAAAACCTAATATGTGGCGTTCATTACTGGGATTACCGTTATGATACTGGTGTCAGTGAATATCAGAACACGGAACGTCTCGCCAAATTTAACGCATGGATAGAGGACAACGCTGTCTATGTCGACGAAGACGAGATACGAGAATGGGAAAGTCAGAACCCACAACCTTATCACCGGGATGAGTATCAAGGGACGTATCAAGACATCCACGGCACCCCAGAAGAACCCTACGTCGTCCAAATTCAGGAATTGGCACGTCACGGACTGAGTAAAGTTGGACCCCACGGTCAAACTGAGGCGATGGGTGTACTTCGGGAGGATTTGCCGAATTGGGATGCGCTTCAGTTTGTTGTTGCGCAACTCCACAAAACACCACACCTTGATGACGAACCGGTCGGGACGGAGTTGGTTATCGGTCCGCGAGCGAAGAAACCGTTAAAACTTGATATCCCGATCTTTGTCTCCGATATGAGTTTCGGTGCGCTGTCGGCTGAAGCGAAAACCGCATTAGCGAAGGGCGCGGAGATGGCGGGAACAGGCATCTGCTCCGGCGAAGGGGGTATGCTGCTGGCAGAAGCGCAAGCAAACAGTCGCTACTTTTACGAACTCGCCTCCGCTCGGTTCGGATTTTCTTACGACAAACTGGAACACGCGCAGGCATTCCATTTCAAGGGTGGACAAGGCGCGAAAACGGGAACAGGCGGACATCTCCCCGGCAACAAGGTAACAGACGAGATAGCCGCAGTCCGTGGGTTGCAGCCGGGTGAACCCGCAATCTCACCTGCGCGGTTTCCGGACTGGGAAACGCTTGACGACTTTGCGAAGTTTGCTGAATTGGTACGGAAGGAGACAGGCGGCATTCCGATCGGGTTTAAGCTCTCCGCGCAGCATATCGAGAAGGATATTGAAGCCGCCCTTCACGTCGGCGTGGACTATATTATCTTAGACGGTCGCGGTGGTGGCACTGGAGCCGCACCGCTTCTATTCCGAGATAACATCTCAGTCCCAACGATGCCAGCCTTAGCACGAGCACGAAAATACCTCGACGAAACGGGCAACAGCGATGTCACGCTTATTATTACTGGCGGTTTGCGAACAGCGGCTGATTTCGCCAAAGCGTTGGCACTCGGCGCAGATGGAGTCGCGGTTGCGAATTCAGCGATGCAGGCAATCGGTTGTATCGGGATGCGTGCCTGCCACACCAACAACTGTCCCGTTGGTATCGCGACACAGAAAGAGCATTTGCGTTCTCGACTCAAGGTGGAAGCCGCAGCGGAACGTTTGAATCGGTTTCTCGGTGCGTCTGTGTCCCTCATGCAGGTGTTAGCACGTGCGTGTGGGCATACCCATTTGAATCAGTTCAACGCCGACGATTTGACGACATGGGAGCGAGATGTCGCTTATCTAACTGGTGTTAAATATGCCGGGGTTGTGCCGTTGTAA